From the genome of Capsicum annuum cultivar UCD-10X-F1 chromosome 4, UCD10Xv1.1, whole genome shotgun sequence:
atcgattaagttttagtggacgttgtaatttgtatcagcttccatcgaccataactctttgtatatatcgaattggagagcctactatgtgtcaaatgataggtcttcaagttaactttccaatgatactaattttgctaaaatccgacacccgagcaagaagttatgacctttcaaagtagtatgcgtcgcctaaccaatcgcacatagcCACcagaaagcatatgcgatagcatatgtggcgcctgtgtaaatataggcgatatcatatgcggcgcctatgtaaatataggcaatatcatatgcggcgcctatgtaaatataggcgatatcatatgcggcgcatatcttatggtttcaagtgacttaaacactctgtttttggggcaaaatggtccttttcccacccttattcagccataaacacgaaattcagtccccatttctccaaaatacatccgcattcatctaaaaattctcaagaacactcccaagggtttcaaactaaaaacccaaataaatcaagatttaaccgtgggttttcaaaattaattagagATTCGAAATCCCCAATCTACatgcttcaagaagcacccattatttttcgaaatagaggtacgcggggttttcttaaattctcatgggcatagaaaaatcatgttttagaatgaggtttttgaatctatgtatatattcatgtattaaatgttttaacatcattgttttggtcttttgaccttttccaaagtgatttgagaatatgaatgtatgaaaccatgtatttaagaatgaattcttgttgagagcatgNNNNNNNNNNNNNNNNNNNNNNNNNNNNNNNNNNNNNNNNNNNNNNNNNNNNNNNNNNNNNNNNNNNNNNNNNNNNNNNNNNNNNNNNNNNNNNNNNNNNCctaaagtgatttgagaatatgaatgtatgaaaccatgtatttaagaatgaattcttgttgagagcatgattttcagtgaattccctcttattatgaatttttttttagatttctcatagcatatgaattgttttgcaatgcatccttgaaaagcactatatgaaatgattgaactcttgttatgatttaaaggtgattttaaaatcactaaagagggaatctaacatgaatgtttaatgtttataatgcatgtaatgaaagagtgcatggatttgctaaaggcactagaccaccatatgttgatgaagtttttgcatgattttgacttgagtttcgaaacacgaaatcttctatatcagttgcatgttttgatggtctaaattatgttttaaatgaaagatttagcttaatgtattatggctcagaaatcatgacttgcaagtcttggtatgacgataccaattcagaccaatgccatatcagactcagactaatagacatttcaaactatcatgattttagacattcagaatgttgcatgtacagaagaggttaaaaatgggcatacagagatgttaggtggttccctgatgagggcttgagttcaagcaactcattgcctaaaatcgtggTTTGCCGACCCAGGAATATTATTATACGTTGACtgaagtgtcgtgtggcgtatcagattcaggaactccaacccttgcggcgtactcgggttggaggcttccccgccgagtcaatggcggattccatatcgcccgtggagtatcagacttgtaggggataccacctaactcagaagtaatacacagatcagagtttgagatttacagacaggttacatgttttcagaaggtgcccatgtgtttttcagaaactgttttatgcataatgtttgatgaacatttgctttcacgtattatatatatatatatatgttcaattactctattttggaattcttcgcgtgccagtacaattgtgctgaccccccttcctcccaggtactgaggcgcAATCTAGGTGTCCAGATCCTAAGTAGAGTCTACAGAaagggttgtctcagagttcagttggtgagccttctttgcttcggaaggcctagtcatttaggtatttatttcagtatgacttttggtctgctgggggccttgtcccaattattcagatagtatgtcagtagagatttcgcagactgttgcagatgtttattaaatattgttgggcatgttttcaggcctttaactgttttaaattgttgatcatgtttccgtattattgtgtctattccgtattactttgattatatgaattatgtgcataattaccagatagacagagggcgttcGGGCCTTCGGAttcgggaatgctcgtcacggccagggccccagttcgggttgTGACAGCTCTGACTGTACAATAAAATCAAATGATATAGTGGAATGTCGTTATAACTAGGTGACGTTATAGAGAGCTCTGACTGTACAATGTAGATAACTTTCAGATGTGATAGTTATGCCCAAGGCATAAGTACAGTGGCACAAGTTATGCCTCAAGATTTAGTTTCACTTGCACGAGTTTTGTTCAAGACATAAGTTCAGTGACACAAGCTATGCCCAAAGACAAAAGTTCTCTAAAAATCTTGTCTACAAATTCAANNNNNNNNNNNNNNNNNNNNNNNNNNNNNNNNNNNNNNNNNNNNNNNNNNNNNNNNNNNNNNNNNNNNNNNNNNNNNNNNNNNNNNNNNNNNNNNNNNNNNNNNNNNNNNNNNNNNNNNNNNNNNNNNNNNNNNNNNNNNNNNNNNNNNNNNNNNNNNNNNNNNNNNNNNNNNNNNNNNNNNNNNNNNNNNNNNNNNNNNNNNNNNNNNNNNNNNNNNNNNNNNNNNNNNNNNNNNNNNNNNNNNNNNNNNNNNNNNNNNNNNNNNNNNNNNNNNNNNNNNNNNNNNNNNNNNNNNNNNNNNNNNNNNNNNNNNNNNNNNNNNNNNNNNNNNNNNNNNNNNNNNNNNNNNNNNNNNNNNNNNNNNNNNNNNNNNNNNNNNNNNNNNNNNNNNNNNNNNNNNNNNNNNNNNNNNNNNNNNNNNNNNNNNNNNNNNNNNNNNNNNNNNNNNNNNNNNNNNNNNNNNNNNNNNNNNNNNNNNNNNNNNNNNNNNNNNNNNNNNNNNNNNNNNNNNNNNNNNNNNNNNNNNNNNNNNNNNNNNNNNNNNNNNNNNNNNNNNNNNNNNNNNNNNNNNNNNNNNNNNNNNNNNNNNNNNNNNNNNNNNNNNNNNNNNNNNNNNNNNNNNNNNNNNNNNNNNNNNNNNNNNNNNNNNNNNNNNNNNNNNNNNNNNNNNNNNNNNNNNNNNNNNNNNNNNNNNNNNNNNNNNNNNNNNNNNNNNNNNNNNNNNNNNNNNNNNNNNNNNNNNNNNNNNNNNNNNNNNNNNNNNNNNNNNNNNNNNNNNNNNNNNNNNNNNNNNNNNNNNNNNNNNNNNNNNNNNNNNNNNNNNNNNNNNNNNNNNNNNNNNNNNNNNNNNNNNNNNNNNNNNNNNNNNNNNNNNNNNNNNNNNNNNNNNNNNNNNNNNNNNNNNNNNNNNNNNNNNNNNNNNNNNNNNNNNNNNNNNNNNNNNNNNNNNNNNNNNNNNNNNNNNNNNNNNNNNNNNNNNNNNNNNNNNNNNNNNNNNNNNNNNNNNNNNNNNNNNNNNNNNNNNNNNNNNNNNNNNNNNNNNNNNNNNNNNNNNNNNNNNNNNNNNNNNNNNNNNNNNNNNNNNNNNNNNNNNNNNNNNNNNNNNNNNNNNNNNNNNNNNNNNNNNNNNNNNNNNNNNNNNNNNNNNNNNNNNNNNNNNNNNNNNNNNNNNNNNNNNNNNNNNNNNNNNNNNNNNNNNNNNNNNNNNNNNNNNNNNNNNNNNNNNNNNNNNNNNNNNNNNNNNNNNNNNNNNNNNNNNNNNNNNNNNNNNNNNNNNNNNNNNNNNNNNNNNNNNNNNNNNNNNNNNNNNNNNNNNNNNNNNNNNNNNNNNNNNNNNNNNNNNNNNNNNNNNNNNNNNNNNNNNNNNNNNNNNNNNNNNNNNNNNNNNNNNNNNNNNNNNNNNNNNNNNNNNNNNNNNNNNNNNNNNNNNNNNNNNNNNNNNNNNNNNNNNNNNNNNNNNNNNNNNNNNNNNNNNNNNNNNNNNNNNNNNNNNNNNNNNNNNNNNNNNNNNNNNNNNNNNNNNNNNNNNNNNNNNNNNNNNNNNNNNNNNNNNNNNNNNNNNNNNNNNNNNNNNNNNNNNNNNNNNNNNNNNNNNNNNNNNNNNNNNNNNNNNNNNNNNNNNNNNNNNNNNNNNNNNNNNNNNNNNNNNNNNNNNNNNNNNNNNNNNNNNNNNNNNNNNNNNNNNNNNNNNNNNNNNNNNNNNNNNNNNNNNNNNNNNNNNNNNNNNNNNNNNNNNNNNNNNNNNNNNNNNNNNNNNNNNNNNNNNNNNNNNNNNNNNNNNNNNNNNNNNNNNNNNNNNNNNNNNNNNNNNNNNNNNNNNNNNNNNNNNNNNNNNNNNNNNNNNNNNNNNNNNNNNNNNNNNNNNNNNNNNNNNNNNNNNNNNNNNNNNNNNNNNNNNNNNNNNNNNNNNNNNNNNNNNNNNNNNNNNNNNNNNNNNNNNNNNNNNNNNNNNNNNNNNNNNNNNNNNNNNNNNNNNNNNNNNNNNNNNNNNNNNNNNNNNNNNNNNNNNNNNNNNNNNNNNNNNNNNNNNNNNNNNNNNNNNNNNNNNNNNNNNNNNNNNNNNNNNNNNNNNNNNNNNNNNNNNNNNNNNNNNNNNNNNNNNNNNNNNNNNNNNNNNNNNNNNNNNNNNNNNNNNNNNNNNNNNNNNNNNNNNNNNNNNNNNNNNNNNNNNNNNNNNNNNNNNNNNNNNNNNNNNNNNNNNNNNNNNNNNNNNNNNNNNNNNNNNNNNNNNNNNNNNNNNNNNNNNNNNNNNNNNNNNNNNNNNNNNNNNNNNNNNNNNNNNNNNNNNNNNNNNNNNNNNNNNNNNNNNNNNNNNNNNNNNNNNNNNNNNNNNNNNNNNNNNNNNNNNNNNNNNNNNNNNNNNNNNNNNNNNNNNNNNNNNNNNNNNNNNNNNNNNNNNNNNNNNNNNNNNNNNNNNNNNNNNNNNNNNNNNNNNNNNNNNNNNNNNNNNNNNNNNNNNNNNNNNNNNNNNNNNNNNNNNNNNNNNNNNNNNNNNNNNNNNNNNNNNNNNNNNNNNNNNNNNNNNNNNNNNNNNNNNNNNNNNNNNNNNNNNNNNNNNNNNNNNNNNNNNNNNNNNNNNNNNNNNNNNNNNNNNNNNNNNNNNNNNNNNNNNNNNNNNNNNNNNNNNNNNNNNNNNNNNNNNNNNNNNNNNNNNNNNNNNNNNNNNNNNNNNNNNNNNNNNNNNNNNNNNNNNNNNNNNNNNNNNNNNNNNNNNNNNNNNNNNNNNNNNNNNNNNNNNNNNNNNNNNNNNNNNNNNNNNNNNNNNNNNNNNNNNNNNNNNNNNNNNNNNNNNNNNNNNNNNNNNNNNNNNNNNNNNNNNNNNNNNNNNNNNNNNNNNNNNNNNNNNNNNNNNNNNNNNNNNNNNNNNNNNNNNNNNNNNNNNNNNNNNNNNNNNNNNNNNNNNNNNNNNNNNNNNNNNNNNNNNNNNNNNNNNNNNNNNNNNNNNNNNNNNNNNNNNNNNNNNNNNNNNNNNNNNNNNNNNNNNNNNNNNNNNNNNNNNNCATGAAAACCAACAATCTTTCCTCTAGCTGCTGATGAACTGAAATAATTTCCAATTTCAGTTCCATATGGTCCATATTTTCCCTTACTTGTATAAAATGCAATTTGTCTTATTGTGTCATGGCCCCCATTGTTGTCAACTGGACTATAATATCCTTCAATTCCGATCAAGAACTCATTTTCACCATCAATGATTATCTGCATATCAAATCcaccaaaaatgaaaaattaaataatctcgGGATTAGCTGTTTCGTCATTAGTTATCTCATCACTATGGTATAATAAATGGTGGAATAAATAATCCCGGGACTAACTAATGCTTCCCACCAAACATAGGATAACATAATCGTGCATTTTATTGCAGGACTATTATACCTTACACCTCACACAAAATGACCCCTCATTGTTAAAGTATCTCGTCTTAGTGGGGTTCCAATGCGAGTAACGAACAccagatagaaaaaaaaaaaagaagagaaaatgtaTTAATTCATACCTTTCTAATTGTGTCATTTCCAGCTCCAAGACCTCCATGAAGTTGTGACCAAAATAATGTTTTATCTAATTTCTTTTCATACTGAATTTGTATTCCAGATATAGCTGAGCTTATTGTATTCATATATACTTGTACTTGCTTGATAGTACTAAATACACCATCATCCCAACCTTTCCCACTACATCCTCCCCAAGGTCCAGCACTTCTTGGCACAATAGTCTTCATCACATCCAATTTCTGATTGTCAAAAAATATTCAGTATTTAcaccaaatcatattaatttatcTAATAACATAAGAACATATATTAAGTGAAAGAAGTTTATTATGTGCAGACACATATCATGCATGTATCGATTCGGTATAAATATTGACCCTACAAAAAGGTTCTTTCCTCAGAAAGGTTCAATCAGTTGGATTTACGATTCTGGTAAGATCAGATAAGGATCTAGCTAGCAACAAGACCAAACTCGACTAACACATAAACAAACGTTAATAAAGGGCAGCCTGGTACACTAAACCTCCCACTGTGTGCAGGGtcaagggtgtattgtatgcatGCAATCTTATCTTGCATTTTTGTTGgcggcttgaacccgtgacctcacggttacatgacaacaactttatcggTTACTCCAAAGCTCCCCTTCAGATAAACTGACGTTAATAGCAAGTGCAATATTATAATTCCACATATATTAATTAAGAGAAAACAAaattagtagtagtatatgtacttcatggatttcaatttcttCTACCAATAGTGGTTCATTTGGCTCAACTTTCTTTTGATCATCATCTTGTTTTTGTGGAGTTGTAGGAGTAGTTAGTTTCTGCAGATAAACACCAATAGCATCAAGATAAGAGCCACAACGCCCATGGAATCCAACAATGGCTCCACCTTCTTTCATCACAAGTGAAAATGGATTTCCATCACCCCCTTTATTACCAAATGGTCCATAAATATTCTTTCCATTTGTTACAAAACTTAGAGATTTTATAACCATTTTGCCACCATAATTTCCATATGTCCCCTTGATCCCTCTCAAATATTCCAATGGAGCTGCCTCGATAGTAACCTGGCATTAATGGAATAGTAGTGAAGTCAGAAAATTCGTTAAGGATTTTGGAAAGGTTCAAAAATACCATACTTGTATAAATTTGAACAACTTTTGTCGTTGCATTAGAAGTTTCTTTTATATTGAGAGAATTATcgaggatatgaccctagataggaaggtatggaggacgcgaattaggttaAAGGGCTAGTGCGTAGAGGTGGAGCCAAAATTTCTGTTGAGGGattcaaaatcttaagaaaaactCACCGAAGGGGGATTCAACATCTACGATATacacataaaaatcattttaatcatgtattaataatatattttttcatcaaatgAGGTTCTAACGAACCCCCTGTTATTAGGCTGGCTTCGCCTCTGTAGTGCGTGTgggtgagtcgtagtcagtaGATAGGAGTGCTTTGGTGTACCCTTGCTAGTAGTCGTAGGGCTTTGCACATAGTTTGGAGTTTTTAGTAAGGAGGGTTTGGGTGAGTTGTGTGCTTTGGTATGCTTTCGGTTTGATAGTGTATAGTACTGGTGTCTTATTTCTCTTATTGCATCATGTTTCGTATTTTATTACGACTTTGTTTACTGTCTTCTTGTCCCGAGCTGGGAATCTATCGGAAAGAACCTctttacttcttcttcttcagaggtagtggcatgaactgcgtacattttaccctcctcagaccttactatgtgagaatacactgagTATATATACATTAGTCAAATTACAATTCACACATGTATAGAGTATGTTCTTGTACAAACAATGAAAAAACTTATATAATAACAAGTAatttttcttaattcataatctcgataataaagaaaagaaaggaagcATATAATAATGTGtcaataatcatgagaaaataaataaatatgtaccTTGTCTCTTCGACCTCCATTGCCACCAAATCTTGGTGAATCAATAATATTTTGTTCATTATTAATAGTTCTAAACGTGATGGAGTCTATAATTTGTCCATGAttaattaatatttctttaaTTGGACTTTTCAACTTGTAACTCCATTCATCTCCACCATTTCCTCCCCATGCCTCCACCAATATTGAATCTGCTTCATCATAACTCACTTGATTTCCCTTCACATGtatacataacaaaaataatcaaatgttattatatatatacacacaatatacATAGagctaattaatatatatatatgtaaaaagaAGAGTTATTAATGGTTGAACATTTTTTGAGTTTTGTATCTGAATTATTGGATTCtaagccggaggtctatcggaaacagtttctctacttcacctgaggtagtggtatggactgcgtacactctaccctccctagaccccactaggtgggaatacactgagtatatGTGAATTATTGGGTGTGCGAATTTTCTACGTGAACCATCGCTAGCTATTTAAGGACACCAAAACTTTTGATTGTTCGCCACCGGAAATTGACTCGTAAAATTAATAGTTTATGTGTATTGTGCTATATAGTTGGTGATTGCTAGCTCAGGTAGAATACTCACGCACATAATAGTTTagatataaaactcaaaaattgaaatattttatttgtgtttttcaCGTTTCACtagtaaaatgaagaaaattaaagTCTAACTTACCATTTTTTGGCGATGTTTTTCGATACCTTTCTCCTAACAATATTTTTTATGCCAATCTCCTTATCATTATACAATTAGTATTTAAGGTGCATTTATAAGAGTAACAAACTTGTAAGTCATTAATTTTAAGAAAGGAATCATGTGCTTTGTACATATAtaggaagtgaagaaaaagaaggagatgTGCTTAAGCAAAGGATAGAATAATTATTACAAGTTCACACTTCACATATGtgagaatattttttaatatttggtgAACCTTAAAGTTATAATGAGACTGTAGCTAGTATCAAGATTTTATTAATCTAGAAGCATCTATTACTAGTATGTTCATTATTCAATAAATATATGATGTgtgtatttatataaattatttatagtcaattcaattatatatttatagctaaaggTTGGAGCTTCAAGTTGGTAATCATGTCTTTCTTTGGCTCCTTAACCTAAGAGGACGATGACCAGAGGAAGAGTCGGAATTCAACTAAGGGgttcaatatttaaagaaaatttagttGAAGAggattcaacacctactataaatttataaaaaaaaataattttaatcatgtataaatgatatatttttttttatgatgaatccCTGCCAAAGGGTTGGCTCCGTCCCTGATGATGACAACAACAAACAAACCTAGTGAAATTTCATAAGTCGAATTTAAAGAATATTAGAGTATACACAAATCTTAGAGATTGAGAAAATGTTTCTAAAAGACCTTTGCCTCATCAAACCCAATAGAGAgtaaatcttttcaaaataataatagtactaTTCCAATATTACACTTGATTTAACCGCTACAAATTAATGTAAACATAaaccttttctttatttataaatataaacgTGGTTACtggtcaatttttaaaaaaatactcaaTAATTAATTTTGTATATTATTAAGTACAACCAACTACTTTCTCCGGTCCATTTACTTCACTctcttattaaaaataattattataatttacttttttaatttatgagaaaTTTATTACGTTTTTTCAATAATACCTCTACTATTAGATGACTACGTGAAGtgtatcaaattcaaaattatattttcaaagcatataGTTAATGAAGCTAAATTAGTAAAATTAacacctaattaatattttttttatgagtaTCTAACTAATAAAGCTAAATATAAGGGAGAatattcacaaaaatatatactgaactttgcggggtcttattaCCTCCAAgactttttaaaaatgaaattattaccctCCCGAAATTCTACACCCATATTTGACCATTACAACCATATACTCTACAAACAACATTGGTAATACTACAATACAcaaattttcacaattttttcacCAAATTCTTGATTCttcattcttgaaatttgacttttatttagttcattaagaaaatcttttcccaaatttgaaattcaaatcgaaattttttttcaataattttattcaaatcgcAAACAAAGGGTTCCAAAATAACTGAGCATTATGCCTATCAAATGTCCAGAAACCACAGGAAAGAATTGGATAGCTCTACATCTCCAATATTTTCTTGGTCCTCCCCTTCGTTGCATAAACGTGTTCCCTAAGCTTCCAATTTCTCTCATTCGGATCCTCCATTAATCTCAATATCAAGTTCTCCGcaaatttcattatgaatcccaTCCTTCTCTTTTTTCCCGATTGATTACATACCCAAATCAAATACTAATCATATGTATAttagttaaaatataaatatatataatacctAATAAATCACAATTCATACAGTAAAAACTCAATTTTGCTGAGGTGGTGGTGGCTGTCGGTGGTATTGCTGTCGGCGACAATGTTGGGTTGGTTGGTGGTGACAATGGTGggttaatttttctatttttgatggaattgaagaatacccatttggtgtgtgtgtgttgaaattgggtcaaattgatgtaattgaattgaGTGTGTTGAAGATGACTCATTTGGTGTGTGtgtgatgaaattattttcaattcaatttcaattcaacttcAATTCAACAATGGGGCACCAATTTAACAccattgaagagaagaaaaaaaaaagaaagaagagagaaaagagaagagaaaaaatgaaaaataaatgaaaaatataaaaaatttaaaaatcagaaAATTGAGGGgctatttgacaaaaaaaaaagttttaaacgTTTTTAATCACTCTCATGCGCTCAAGAGACGTGATTATACACACTTATCAAAGTGGGctgatatatgccattaaaatacaataaaaaagtctagggggtaataggaccctcgcaaagttcagtatgctcaactaaaAATTCGATCAAACTTtcggtatttttgtgagtattctccctaAATTAGTTATATATTAGAGGGAGTTTCATGCTGAAGCAGGCAGCAGGTCGACATGCCTACTTCAGCTGCTACAACCGTGTTTTTACtgtatcatccttaattaattattataagttatctacatattagaaaattaataatatttaatacaaagaagtaaaataaacaattcggacatgtctgtttcagctgtttcaaccgtaattttactatatcacccctaattattgTTATAAaccatctaagcattaaaaaattaataatatttaattaaaaaaaaagatgaaatagacataaaataataaattaacttttgatgttttaaattaacttgacgtcttatatgaggctcacttatgttattttcacaagtaattttttatCGTTATTATGATATATCACTTTGAATACATGTCGGCTTCGcggcttcaatcgtgattttactatatcatccctaattacttATTtggttatttaagcattaaaaattatattattagtatcctATATAAGAAGTTACAATAAGTAGCTGAAGCAGGCTGCTCATGTTCGATATGCTTGTCTCAACTGTTTCAATcctgattttattatatcacccctaagtaattattataagtcatttatgtattaaaaaactaataata
Proteins encoded in this window:
- the LOC107869416 gene encoding agglutinin isoform X1 (The sequence of the model RefSeq protein was modified relative to this genomic sequence to represent the inferred CDS: added 53 bases not found in genome assembly): MGNQVSYDEADSILVEAWGGNGGDEWSYKLKSPIKEILINHGQIIDSITFRTINNEQNIIDSPRFGGNGGRRDKVTIEAAPLEYLRGIKGTYGNYGGKMVIKSLSFVTNGKNIYGPFGNKGGDGNPFSLVMKEGGAIVGFHGRCGSYLDAIGVYLQKLTTPTTPQKQDDDQKKVEPNEPLLVEEIEIHEKLDVMKTIVPRSAGPWGGCSGKGWDDGVFSTIKQVQVYMNTISSAISGIQIQYEKKLDKTLFWSQLHGGLGAGNDTIRKIIIDGENEFLIGIEGYYSPVDNNGGHDTIRQIAFYTSKGKYGPYGTEIGNYFSSSAARGKIVGFHGKSGVYLNAIGVHMEYF
- the LOC107869416 gene encoding agglutinin isoform X2 (The sequence of the model RefSeq protein was modified relative to this genomic sequence to represent the inferred CDS: added 53 bases not found in genome assembly), coding for MGNQVSYDEADSILVEAWGGNGGDEWSYKLKSPIKEILINHGQIIDSITFRTINNEQNIIDSPRFGGNGGRRDKVTIEAAPLEYLRGIKGTYGNYGGKMVIKSLSFVTNGKNIYGPFGNKGGDGNPFSLVMKEGGAIVGFHGRCGSYLDAIGVYLQKLTTPTTPQKQDDDQKKVEPNEPLLKLDVMKTIVPRSAGPWGGCSGKGWDDGVFSTIKQVQVYMNTISSAISGIQIQYEKKLDKTLFWSQLHGGLGAGNDTIRKIIIDGENEFLIGIEGYYSPVDNNGGHDTIRQIAFYTSKGKYGPYGTEIGNYFSSSAARGKIVGFHGKSGVYLNAIGVHMEYF